The following are encoded together in the Malaya genurostris strain Urasoe2022 chromosome 3, Malgen_1.1, whole genome shotgun sequence genome:
- the LOC131436723 gene encoding probable nucleoporin Nup54: MSFFGNTSGTGLGSTSTPAKPGFGNFSFGAQTSTPAFGSTATSSAPLLFGGGQANTSTNTGFGGFGTTAPTVPAAASTSAFSFGTNTTATAAPAFGFGTAAVSTAAPNAFGGFGTTTTSAATGFGGFGATTTTSAPAFGGFGGFGTTATSSAPSLFGQPAASTSTGFGGFGTSFGTGGFGQQASTGLTFGQGFQQQQQQQQQPPAITPEEAFAQSIFNVSIFGDERDTVIAKWNYLQAMLGTGKAFYSQNNPPVDINPSNYLCRFKTMGYTKLPGKENKVGLVGLTANKSVGQMKDQQQQFVANLNQIFGNKPNLVISVDSVKVVGESKSQIILYVEEKSMNSNETKRILATEVANYLNQPTPKQQLNSLGVESVVALVLPEEDQLKEYLENPPKGIDPRMWQQAKIDNPDPKRFIPAPMIGFQELRWRIKCQESETDIHVSYLSKVEKEIEQLKQRHTNTTAKIMEHRRKFAELSHRILKIIVKQESTRKMGLALSPEEEIIRSKLENMHALVSTPTQFKGKLSELLSQMRMQRNQWAHAGGGNEYTLDKESSEEMKSFLTMQQKAMAFLVETVNKDLKDLKVISDGMARLIQS; this comes from the exons CTGGGTTCGGAAATTTTTCATTCGGTGCTCAAACTTCGACACCAGCGTTCGGAAGTACTGCGACCAGTTCGGCGCCATTGCTATTTGGTGGTGGTCAGGCAAACACCAGCACCAACACTGGATTCGGCGGGTTCGGCACAACCGCACCAACTGTCCCGGCAGCGGCTAGTACGTCCGCATTTAGTTTCGGCACTAACACCACGGCTACTGCGGCACCAGCATTCGGGTTCGGGACTGCTGCTGTTTCGACGGCTGCCCCAAATGCCTTTGGCGGATTCGGAACGACTACTACTTCAGCGGCCACCGGATTTGGTGGATTTGGTGCAACAACCACAACGAGTG CTCCTGCATTTGGTGGTTTTGGGGGATTTGGTACAACTGCCACAAGTTCGGCACCTTCATTGTTCGGTCAACCGGCTGCAAGTACCAGTACAGGTTTTGGTGGATTTGGAACATCCTTTGGAACGGGTGGTTTTGGGCAACAAGCAAGCACTGGATTGACATTCGGTCAGGGTTttcagcaacagcaacaacaacaacagcaacctcCAGCAATTACTCCAGAAGAGGCCTTCGCTCAgtctattttcaatgtttccatATTCGGCGATGAGCGCGACACGGTTATTGCCAAGTGGAACTACCTGCAAGCAATGCTTGGCACGGGCAAGGCATTCTATTCACAGAATAATCCTCCTGTGGACATCAATCCTAGTAACTATTTGTGTCGCTTTAAAACGATGGGATACACTAAACTGCCTGGGAAAGAGAATAAGGTTGGGTTGGTTGGATTGACGGCCAATAAATCCGTTGGACAGATGAAAGACCAGCAGCAGCAGTTCGTTGCTAATCTGAACcaaatttttggcaacaaaccaAATCTGGTGATCAGCGTAGACAGTGTCAAAGTGGTTGGAGAAAGTAAATCTCAGATTATACTCTACGTGGAAGAAAAATCAATGAATTCTAACGAAACCAAGCGGATCTTGGCGACTGAAGTTGccaactatctgaatcaaccaACACcgaaacaacaattgaattcgcTTGGCGTTGAATCTGTTGTCGCGTTGGTGCTGCCTGAGGAAGATCAATTGAAGGAATATCTTGAGAATCCTCCTAAAGGGATTGACCCCCGCATGTGGCAACAGGCTAAGATTGACAATCCAGATCCAAAAAGGTTCATTCCGGCACCGATGATTGGCTTTCAGGAGCTCAGATGGCGCATCAAATGTCAGGAAAGCGAAACTGACATTCATGTTTCGTATCTATCCAAGGTTGAAAAAGAAATCGAACAGTTGAAGCAAAGACACACCAACACGACTGCCAAGATAATGGAACATCGACGAAAATTTGCTGAACTTAGCCATCGGATATTGAAGATTATAGTTAAGCAGGAGAGTACCCGCAAGATGGGATTAGCGCTATCGCCCGAGGAGGAAATAATCCGCAGCAAACTGGAAAACATGCATGCGCTGGTTTCCACTCCGACTCAGTTCAAAGGAAAGCTAAGCGAGCTATTGTCACAAATGAGGATGCAGAGGAACCAATGGGCACACGCCGGAGGTGGTAACGAGTATACCTTAGACAAAG AATCATCCGAGGAGATGAAAAGTTTTTTGACCATGCAGCAGAAAGCGATGGCTTTTCTGGTGGAAACAGTAAACAAAGATCTAAAGGATCTCAAGGTTATTTCGGATGGGATGGCTCGATTGATACAGAGCTAA
- the LOC131439186 gene encoding uncharacterized protein LOC131439186: MATSKKSMKKPVERQPAERVHPSMEPIVRDGKIREQIELENKVRREYQKKWGFMIEPKTTEHLNLKRNNQRLKELYQSQGQKINMHEYNGHGESYFVSKQMFKHLLDTCRCGRKKVTNMHALKCLEKPKSTYEKTDDEDEEDEHETEQKNVNNDKIGSYIPEVPTLSSGMYGWPKNRFVAMERTTYYISPRYTMPGNRIVDCQPYSNIILG, from the exons ATGGCGACGAGTAAAAAGTCGATGAAAAAACCAGTAGAACGACAGCCGGCAGAACGTGTACATCCAAGCATGGAACCCATAGTTCGGGATGGAAAAAT CCGGGAGCAGATAGAACTGGAGAACAAAGTCCGCCGGGAATACCAGAAAAAATGGGGCTTCATGATCGAACCAAAGACCACTGAACATTTGAACCTGAAACGCAACAACCAACGACTGAAGGAGCTGTATCAATCCCAAGGTCAGAAGATCAATATGCACGAGTACAACGGTCACGGAGAATCGTACTTCGTATCGAAGCAAATGTTCAAGCACCTGCTGGACACATGCCGGTGCGGAAGGAAAAAGGTAACGAATATGCATGCTTTGAAGTGTCTCGAGAAACCAAAAAGCACCTACGAAAAGACCGACGACGAGGACGAGGAAGATGAGCATGAGACAGAACAGAAGAATGTTAACAACGACAAAATTGGCAGCTATATTCCGGAGGTGCCGACGTTGAGTTCAG GGATGTACGGCTGGCCGAAGAACCGGTTTGTTGCCATGGAAAGAACAACGTATTACATCTCGCCACGTTACACCATGCCCGGAAATCGCATAGTCGACTGTCAACCGTACAGTAATATAATTCTCGGCTAA
- the LOC131435526 gene encoding uncharacterized protein LOC131435526, translating to MFSRFCKNSIFPSGTSTSSSPSSGTASPSSSSSSSSSSSSSPFSTSNPTSAPGRSTVASTSSSRRHLILPLPVLPPRSVVQIRPEPPPPYWAHYRHRPVVPAPAAVVNPPPVPSADYTSNSHSSISSTESEGATVAANNVLRGSSSPAAVQTNRRGGALERIPAGSARQQRYNIAHQAQHQRIKEHLLSQDAFCPDLVRNCKIVRDSQPGRNSPEPEPVPSTSNDQDVYVEIEELHQSLSSAHIVTKPNAESTTGTPTDTNNQSASTTTTVCDMGQNLSIRRPKISLTWVLREQSQQEQQQQQHQQSIGQTNGNPHTHSQNQNHVTESRRNSPVKAIIGNGTAPVHQANTTTGSHVPVRKKSRTRSKERLFSEKYVSDNNLTEYHNGKLKATVLNGTSGPASNELHGSNNHNGIYRKSNRSYRKNSDRLKKKERSLVYPSLIQSETVDVLLNNKNNNNNNNNSIIINLNQEDQLQKEQASLSLKNTYSEPSLYTTVSEPTASKKHRHRRRRERYRSQRFGYEIQNVDEFLSKCSLSAPGNIPVVLSSAATLYQTRPGSYQIEIPLPLGMVVNAVFKNQNWLYVQTPHAEEGYVAYETCLPLGILPPNQRSSSTSKPTPCWESNKDVFPRPSGNLTDSEKEIQQLRGGTRSEGRRTPRLKRGGTNSRSITSITCNSEKNLDSLYLRVANQPKSLDSQTQFAQLKLTTKVLNGTGKPEKAFIAMADPEKSSNGDYIQLQKQQNPYHHHHHHKILATTGSGCSGSTNSVINGGHYHKTVNNISCSSTNNNSSVKNNSPKIVTNGNSSNIRSATAVRQTLLAITDNYCSESVIVQKGDVVTLLACKEYQEKGPKNVKQWFFIRTRDGHEGYIPAEIAGHGFL from the exons CATCTCCATCGtcttcgtcgtcgtcatcgtcatcatcgtcgtcgtcgccatTCTCAACTTCCAATCCTACATCGGCACCCGGTAGATCAACGGTTGCAAGTACCAGCTCATCCCGACGACACTTGATTCTCCCACTACCGGTGCTTCCACCGAGATCTGTGGTTCAGATAAGACCCGAACCCCCACCACCGTACTGGGCCCACTATCGACATCGGCCCGTTGTTCCGGCACCGGCAGCCGTCGTAAATCCTCCTCCAGTTCCATCTGCGGATTACACCAGCAACAGCCACAGTAGCATTTCCTCCACGGAAAGTGAGGGTGCCACCGTTGCGGCCAATAATGTGCTGCGTGGTTCATCGTCACCAGCGGCGGTGCAAACCAATCGACGGGGCGGTGCCTTGGAACGCATCCCAGCAGGGTCAGCTAGGCAGCAACGGTACAACATTGCACACCAAGCACAGCACCAACGGATCAAAGAGCACTTGTTGA GTCAAGATGCATTTTGTCCGGACCTGGTACGTAATTGCAAGATTGTCAGAGACTCACAACCCGGACGAAACTCCCCCGAGCCTGAACCAGTACCCAGCACTAGTAACGATCAAGACGTCTACGTAGAAATAGAGGAACTGCACCAAAGTCTGTCATCCGCACACATCGTGACCAAACCCAATGCAGAAAGCACAACCGGAACACCCACTGATACAAATAATCAAAGCGCTTCGACCACGACGACCGTTTGTGATATGGGTCAAAACCTGAGTATCCGAAGACCGAAGATATCACTCACATGGGTCCTACGTGAACAGTCACAACaagagcagcaacagcagcagcaccaACAATCGATAGGTCAAACAAACGGAAATCCTCATACTCATTCACAAAATCAGAACCACGTGACAGAATCCCGCCGAAATTCACCTGTGAAGGCGATCATCGGTAACGGCACGGCACCTGTTCATCAAGCAAATACTACAACCGGTAGCCACGTCCCTGTCCGGAAGAAATCGCGCACACGCAGCAAGGAACGCTTGTTCAGTGAGAAGTACGTGAGCGATAACAATCTGACAGAGTATCATAATGGAAAACTGAAAGCCACTGTGCTGAATGGAACCTCAGGGCCCGCATCCAACGAACTGCATGGTAGCAATAATCACAATGGCATTTATCGCAAAAGTAATCGAAGCTATCGGAAGAATAGTGACCGCCTCAAGAAAAAGGAACGTTCCCTTGTCTACCCGAGTTTAATTCAAAGTGAAACCGTCGATGTTCTACTCAACAataagaacaacaacaacaataataacaacagtATTATCATTAATCTTAACCAGGAAGACCAGCTGCAGAAAGAGCAAGCTTCGCTTAGTCTGAAAAACACTTACTCGGAACCTTCACTTTATACCACCGTATCGGAGCCAACAGCCTCCAAGAAACATCGACACCGACGCCGCCGGGAACGCTACCGTTCGCAACGGTTCGGATACGAGATTCAAAATGTCGACGAGTTTCTATCGAAATGTTCACTGTCTGCCCCGGGCAACATACCGGTGGTACTGTCATCGGCGGCCACCCTCTACCAGACCCGCCCCGGTAGCTATCAGATCGAAATACCGCTACCGCTGGGGATGGTCGTCAATGCCGTGTTCAAAAACCAAAACTGGCTCTACGTTCAGACGCCCCACGCCGAGGAGGGTTATGTGGCGTACGAGACGTGCCTGCCGCTGGGTATCCTGCCACCAAACCAAAG ATCAAGCTCAACGTCCAAGCCGACGCCATGCTGGGAATCGAACAAAGATGTCTTTCCTCGCCCGAGCGGCAACCTGACGGATAGCGAGAAAGAAATTCAACAGCTCCGAGGTGGCACTCGTTCCGAAGGTCGTCGAACACCGCGGTTGAAACGTGGCGGCACCAATAGCCGAAGCATCACATCGATCACCTGCAATAGCGAGAAGAACTTGGACTCCTTGTACCTGCGGGTGGCAAACCAGCCCAAATCGCTCGACTCACAAACTCAATTTGCTCAACTTAAACTTACAACTAAGGTGCTTAACGGAACCGGAAAGCCGGAAAAAGCCTTCATCGCTATGGCTGATCCGGAGAAGTCTTCCAATGGAGATTACATTCAGCTACAGAAGCAGCAGAATCCATACCATCACCATCACCATCACAAGATCCTTGCGACGACTGGGAGTGGATGCAGTGGCTCAACCAACAGTGTCATCAATGGAGGACATTACCATAAGACTGTAAACAATATTAGTTGTAGTAGTACTAACAATAATAGCAGCGTTAAAAATAATAGCCCTAAGATAGTCACCAATGGTAACAGTAGTAATATACGATCTGCCACCGCCGTCCGGCAAACCCTGCTGGCAATCACCGACAACTACTGCTCGGAATCCGTAATTGTACAGAAAGGTGATGTGGTTACTCTGCTTGCCTGCAAGGAGTATCAAGAGAAAGGACCCAAGAATGTTAAACAGTGGTTTTTCATTAGAACTCGTGACGGACACGAAGGATATATTCCGGCGGAAATTGCAGGGCATGGTTTTCTCTAG